One stretch of Anas acuta chromosome W, bAnaAcu1.1, whole genome shotgun sequence DNA includes these proteins:
- the LOC137847302 gene encoding olfactory receptor 14C36-like translates to MPNSSSVSEFLLLELKDTRELQLLHFALFLGIYLAALLGNGLILTAVACDHHLHTPMYFFLLNLALLDLGCISTTLPKAMANALWDTRAISYQGCVAQVFFFVFLVVAGYSLLTVMAYDRYVAICKPLHYGSLLGSRACAQMAAAAWGSGFLDAVLHTANTFSLPLCQGNAVDQFFCEIPHILKLSCSNTYFREVRALVFSVFLAFGCFVFIVLSYVQIFRAVLRMPSSQGRHKAFSMCLPHLAVVSLFVSTAIFAYLKPPSVSSLSLDLVVSFLYSVVPPVVNPLIYSMRNQELKNAVRKLFPYMLL, encoded by the coding sequence atgcccaacagcagctctgtgagtgagttcctcctgctggaaCTCAAAGAcacacgcgagctgcagctcctacacttcgcgctcttcctgggcatctacctggctgccctcctgggcaacggcctcatcctcacagccGTAGCCTGCGATCACCATCtgcacacccccatgtacttcttcctcctcaaccttgctctcctcgacctgggctgcatctccaccactctgcccaaagccatggccaatgccctctgggacactagggccatctcctatcaaggctgtgttgctcaggtcttcttttttgtcttcttggtTGTAGCAGGATATTCCCTTCTCACCGTCATGGCCTATGATCgctatgttgccatctgcaagcccctgcactacgggagcctcctgggcagcagagcttgtgcccagatggcagcagctgcctggggcagtggctttcttgatgctgtcctgcacacggccaacacattttccctgcccctctgccaaggcaatgctgtggaccagttcttctgtgaaatcccccacatcctcaagctgTCCTGCTCAAATACCTACTTCAGGGAAGTTAGGGCActtgtttttagtgtttttttggcctttggttgttttgttttcattgtgctgtcctaCGTGCAGAttttcagggcagtgctgaggatgccctcctctcagggccggcacaaagccttttccatgtgcctccctcacctggctgtggtctctctgtttgtcagcactgccaTATTTGCCTACCTCAAGCCTCCCTCCGTTTCCTCACTgtccctggacctggtggtgtcatttctgtactcggtggtgcctccagtagtgaaccccctcatctacagcatgaggaaccaggagctcaagaaTGCAGTGAGGAAATTGTTTCCATACATGCTTCTTTAG